The Equus quagga isolate Etosha38 chromosome 10, UCLA_HA_Equagga_1.0, whole genome shotgun sequence genome includes a region encoding these proteins:
- the PSMD10 gene encoding 26S proteasome non-ATPase regulatory subunit 10 isoform X2 codes for MIGGAPLALVIGSRSRGREAAVGRVSRRSWGSEMEGSVSNLMVCNLAYSGKLEELKECILADKSLATRTDQDSRTALHWACSAGHTEIVEFLLQLGVPVNDKDDAGWSPLHIAASAGRDEIVKALLGKGAQVNAVNQNGCTPLHYAASKNRHEIAVMLLEGGANPDAKDHYEATAMHRAAAKDT; via the exons ATGATTGGTGGAGCGCCACTGGCTCTTGTGATTGGCAGTCGGAGCCGGGGACGTGAGGCGGCCGTTGGTCGTGTTTCACGGAGATCCTGGGGAAGCGAAATGGAGGGGAGTGTGTCTAACCTAATGGTCTGCAACCTGGCCTACAGCGGGAAGCTGGAGGAGTTGAAGGAGTGCATCCTGGCCGATAAATCCCTGGCTACTAGGACCGACCAG GACAGCAGAACTGCACTGCATTGGGCTTGCTCAGCTGGACATACAGAAATTGTTGAATTCTTGCTGCAACTTGGAGTGCCAGTGAATGATAAAGATGAT GCAGGCTGGTCTCCGCTTCATATCGCTGCCTCTGCTGGCCGGGATGAGATTGTAAAAGCCCTTCTGGGAAAAGGTGCTCAGGTGAATGCCGTCAATCAGAATGGCTGTACTCCCCTACATTATGCAGCTTCTAAAAACAGGCATGAG ATCGCTGTCATGTTACTGGAAGGCGGAGCTAATCCGGATGCGAAGGACCATTATGAGGCTACAGCAATGCACCGGGCGGCAGCCAAGG